The DNA segment CCACGCCTTCTAGAGTCAGCCCCAGCTGCACCATGGTGAAGGCGACCTCGGGCTGGATGCCGACGATCACCGTCTCGGCCCCGCGCAGGCGAATCATGTGGGCGATGTCGCGCAGCGTGCGGGAGGCGAACGAGTCCATCACGTCCATCGCCGTGACGTCGACGATGACGCCGCGCGACCGGTACCGCCCGACCATCTCGACCAGAGCGTTTCTCAGCTCGAGAAGGTCGGCGTCGGTCAGGGCGGACTGGACGCTGGCAATGAGGTAGGCCCCCTGCTTCAGGATCGGGACGGCCACGGGGCACCTTCTTTCTTTCTATTAGGACGGCTGGTCTGTTTTCTCCACCGGGAGGACCTTGTAACCCAGGAGCCGTTCGGCCTCCTCGATTCCTCCCTGCAGGTCGCCGACGGTGTTCATCTTGGTGAGGTCGACGCCGATGTTCACGAGCGTCTGGGCGATTTCGGGGGACAGGCCGGTGACGATGACGGTCGCGCCGAGGAGACGCGACGCCTCCACCGTGAGGACGAGATGGTTCGCCACGTTCGAGTCCATGGCCGCGACTCCGGTGATGTCGATGACGACGACCCGCGCGCGGTTGGTCCGGATGCCGCGCAGGAGCTGCTCGGTGAGCTGGCGGGCCCGCTGCGGATCGATGACGCCGATGATCGGCAGGATGAGGAGCCGCTC comes from the Candidatus Polarisedimenticolia bacterium genome and includes:
- a CDS encoding STAS domain-containing protein yields the protein MAVPILKQGAYLIASVQSALTDADLLELRNALVEMVGRYRSRGVIVDVTAMDVMDSFASRTLRDIAHMIRLRGAETVIVGIQPEVAFTMVQLGLTLEGVATALDLEEGLAFLDRGSKKIARDLGAHGA